From one Thalassobaculum sp. OXR-137 genomic stretch:
- a CDS encoding flagellar motor protein MotA: MTDPRRYLVRMIIFLVAVLVVAGVLFSALIDAFMANPALNGVILGVAVIGILFVFQQVFLLAPEAAWIDSFRNSMSMQRDPVLLAPVATLLNERASSGRQGTLSAMSLRSLLDSISVRLEESRDISRYLIGLLIFLGLLGTFWGLLRTVGAVSQVIDGLSIESGDLGAVFSDMKAGLQSPLAGMGTAFASSLFGLAGSLVLGFLDLQLGKAQNRFYNELEEWLSSFTRLGGSSLLGDGEHSATAYQQALMEQTAESLDKLQRIMSRGEDDRRSNNAIMVALVEQLRELTDKLDTDRDLLHRMVAAHDDLRPVLTRLADSSGGGRDEIVRSHLRNIEAYMARMLEDSGNGRAQMTEELRGEIRLVARTIAALAEEERRD, translated from the coding sequence GTGACCGATCCGCGTCGCTATCTCGTCCGCATGATCATTTTCCTCGTCGCGGTGCTGGTCGTGGCGGGCGTGCTGTTCAGTGCGCTGATCGACGCCTTCATGGCCAACCCCGCCCTGAACGGCGTCATTCTCGGCGTGGCGGTCATCGGCATCCTGTTCGTCTTCCAGCAGGTCTTCCTGCTCGCCCCGGAAGCGGCCTGGATCGACAGTTTCCGCAACAGCATGTCGATGCAGCGCGACCCGGTGCTGCTGGCGCCGGTGGCGACGCTGCTGAACGAGCGGGCTTCGAGCGGGCGGCAGGGCACCCTGTCGGCCATGTCCCTGCGCTCCCTGCTGGACAGCATCAGCGTGCGGCTGGAGGAATCGCGGGACATCTCGCGCTATCTGATCGGCCTGCTGATCTTCCTCGGCCTGCTGGGCACCTTCTGGGGCCTGCTGCGCACCGTCGGCGCGGTCAGCCAGGTGATCGATGGCCTGTCGATCGAGAGCGGCGACCTGGGCGCCGTCTTCTCCGACATGAAGGCCGGGCTTCAGTCCCCGCTGGCGGGCATGGGCACCGCCTTCGCCTCCTCGCTGTTCGGACTGGCCGGCTCCCTCGTGCTCGGCTTTCTCGACCTGCAGCTCGGCAAGGCGCAGAACCGGTTCTACAACGAGCTTGAGGAATGGCTGTCGAGCTTCACCCGCCTGGGCGGCTCCTCCCTTCTCGGCGACGGCGAGCATTCGGCGACCGCCTATCAGCAGGCGCTGATGGAGCAGACCGCCGAATCCCTCGACAAGCTCCAGCGCATCATGTCCCGCGGCGAGGACGACCGGCGCAGCAATAACGCCATCATGGTCGCGCTGGTGGAACAGCTCCGCGAGCTGACCGACAAGCTCGACACCGACCGGGATCTGCTGCACCGGATGGTGGCCGCCCATGACGACCTGCGGCCGGTGCTGACCCGCCTGGCGGATTCCAGCGGCGGCGGCCGGGACGAGATCGTGCGCAGCCACCTGCGCAACATCGAGGCCTACATGGCGCGGATGCTGGAGGACAGCGGCAACGGCCGGGCCCAGATGACCGAGGAGCTGCGGGGAGAGATCCGGCTCGTGGCGCGCACGATCGCGGCACTGGCCGAGGAAGAACGGCGGGACTGA
- a CDS encoding OmpA family protein, whose product MRGHRAHVALTLIAAAIAAAGGTAPLRAQTVTSPYIETNPNVTVDLSVLNGLGGSAGTMPGYAPPMPSPGAYPTPDVTPGAPTDIPAFLVRPDAPRYAAPPPAVQALIQGRSGGAPSTSGAAVPRATSPTPAPTLRAPAPQRATPQRAAPPPASTGSTASAPKPMTPKPQPEQTASAAPTPPPPPPAPSANTAARAAPAAPPPPAPPQPTRTASVAPPPPPPPAPTQEAAKPVSAPAAPAAAPAPKPSAQSAGGDTTRIAFPDGQSQLPGDAAAKLDPVIAKLKQDSGLRLQLMAYANGDQDGANKARRLSLSRALAVRAYLIDNEIASTRMDVRALGNRPDDGPADRVDLVVINR is encoded by the coding sequence ATGCGGGGACATCGCGCGCACGTCGCACTGACGCTTATCGCCGCCGCCATCGCTGCCGCGGGCGGCACCGCTCCGTTGCGGGCGCAGACGGTCACGAGCCCATACATAGAGACCAATCCGAACGTTACGGTCGATCTGAGCGTGCTGAACGGACTTGGCGGCAGCGCCGGCACGATGCCGGGCTACGCGCCGCCGATGCCGTCGCCGGGCGCCTATCCGACACCGGATGTAACGCCCGGCGCGCCGACCGATATTCCCGCTTTCCTGGTCCGGCCCGACGCGCCGCGCTACGCGGCACCCCCGCCGGCCGTGCAGGCGCTGATCCAAGGCCGCAGCGGCGGTGCGCCGTCGACCTCCGGCGCCGCCGTGCCGCGCGCAACCTCGCCCACGCCGGCGCCGACCCTGCGCGCGCCCGCGCCGCAACGGGCGACCCCGCAGCGTGCGGCCCCGCCGCCTGCGTCCACCGGCAGCACGGCCTCCGCGCCGAAACCGATGACGCCGAAGCCGCAGCCGGAGCAGACCGCATCCGCCGCGCCGACCCCGCCTCCGCCGCCGCCGGCCCCGTCGGCCAACACCGCCGCCAGGGCGGCTCCCGCGGCCCCGCCGCCGCCTGCCCCGCCGCAGCCGACCAGGACCGCGTCGGTGGCCCCGCCTCCTCCGCCGCCGCCCGCGCCGACGCAGGAAGCGGCGAAGCCCGTCTCCGCCCCGGCCGCTCCGGCCGCGGCTCCGGCGCCGAAGCCCTCGGCCCAGAGTGCCGGCGGCGACACCACGCGGATCGCCTTCCCTGACGGTCAGTCCCAGCTGCCCGGCGATGCCGCCGCCAAACTCGATCCGGTGATCGCCAAGCTGAAGCAGGATAGCGGGCTGCGCCTGCAGCTCATGGCCTATGCCAACGGCGACCAGGACGGGGCCAACAAGGCGCGCCGCCTCTCGCTGTCCCGGGCCCTGGCCGTCCGCGCCTATCTGATCGACAACGAGATCGCGAGCACCCGCATGGATGTCCGCGCCCTCGGCAACCGGCCGGACGACGGGCCGGCCGACCGGGTCGATCTCGTCGTGATCAACCGCTGA
- a CDS encoding inositol monophosphatase family protein: MAVRSALYNVVFKACQKAARSLRRDFGEVENLQVSKKGPADFVSTADKQAEKVLYEELKHARPKYGFLMEESGTVEGTDPNKQRWIIDPLDGTLNFLHGIPHFAISVALEEKGEIIAGAVYQPLTDEFYWAEKGAGAYLNDRRLRVSGRRNMQESVMATGIPVTGLGGNHDTFLAQQRAVMEATAGVRRFGAAALDLAWVASGRFDGYWEHKLNPWDIAAGILLVKEAGGYVSDFAGRTEVLESGDVVAANDALHVPLLKLLRVGKSA, translated from the coding sequence ATGGCCGTCCGATCGGCCCTGTACAACGTCGTCTTCAAGGCCTGCCAGAAGGCGGCCCGCAGCCTGCGCCGCGACTTCGGCGAGGTCGAAAACCTGCAGGTCTCCAAGAAGGGTCCCGCCGACTTCGTGTCGACGGCCGACAAGCAGGCCGAGAAGGTACTGTACGAGGAGCTGAAGCACGCCCGGCCGAAATACGGCTTCCTCATGGAGGAGTCCGGCACGGTCGAGGGCACGGATCCGAACAAACAGCGCTGGATCATCGATCCGCTGGACGGGACCCTCAACTTCCTGCACGGGATCCCGCACTTCGCGATTTCCGTCGCCCTAGAGGAAAAGGGCGAGATCATCGCCGGCGCGGTCTACCAGCCGCTGACCGACGAGTTCTACTGGGCCGAGAAGGGTGCGGGCGCCTATCTGAACGACCGGCGCCTTCGGGTGTCGGGCCGGCGCAACATGCAAGAATCCGTGATGGCCACCGGCATTCCGGTCACCGGTCTCGGCGGCAATCACGACACGTTCCTCGCCCAGCAGCGCGCGGTGATGGAAGCGACGGCCGGCGTGCGGCGTTTCGGCGCGGCCGCCCTGGACCTCGCCTGGGTCGCCTCCGGCCGCTTCGACGGCTACTGGGAGCACAAGCTGAACCCGTGGGACATCGCCGCCGGCATCCTGCTGGTCAAGGAAGCGGGCGGGTATGTCAGCGACTTCGCCGGACGCACCGAGGTGCTCGAATCGGGCGATGTGGTCGCCGCGAACGACGCGCTGCACGTGCCGCTGCTGAAACTTCTGCGCGTCGGCAAGTCCGCCTAA
- the efp gene encoding elongation factor P, with protein MKINGNAVRIGNVVEHQNRLWVVTKTQAVKPGKGGAFNQVEMKDIRSGTKLNERFRADEQVERVRLEQRNATYLYEDGDLLYFMDGETYEQVAVNSEMVGEQKAFLQDGMAVTIESYEEEPLSVTLPDTVVMTIVEADAVVKGQTASSSYKPAVLENGVKVLVPPHIEAGTRIVVKPEDCSYVERAKD; from the coding sequence ATGAAGATCAACGGCAACGCGGTGCGTATCGGCAATGTCGTCGAGCACCAGAACCGGCTCTGGGTCGTCACCAAGACGCAGGCGGTCAAGCCCGGCAAGGGCGGCGCCTTCAACCAGGTCGAGATGAAGGACATTCGCAGCGGAACCAAGCTGAACGAGCGCTTCCGCGCCGACGAGCAGGTCGAGCGCGTCCGGCTCGAGCAGCGCAACGCCACCTATCTCTACGAGGACGGCGACCTGCTGTACTTCATGGATGGCGAGACCTACGAACAGGTCGCGGTCAATTCCGAGATGGTCGGCGAGCAGAAGGCCTTCCTGCAGGACGGCATGGCGGTGACCATCGAGTCCTACGAGGAAGAGCCGCTGTCGGTCACCCTGCCGGACACCGTCGTGATGACCATCGTCGAGGCCGATGCCGTGGTGAAGGGGCAGACCGCCTCCTCCTCCTACAAGCCGGCGGTTCTTGAGAACGGCGTGAAGGTTCTGGTCCCGCCGCATATCGAGGCCGGCACCCGCATCGTCGTGAAGCCGGAAGACTGCAGCTACGTCGAGCGCGCCAAGGACTGA
- the thiE gene encoding thiamine phosphate synthase, whose protein sequence is MASELYLITPPRLPDVAAFCDDLAAALDAGPVACLQLRLKDVDDDAILRAADAILPVCHQRGVPLLMNDRPDLAVTSGCDGVHVGQSDTPYAQARKLMGPGAQIGVTCKNSRHLAMEAGEAGADYVAFGAFFRSSTKDETTMASLEILEWWAEMMTVPCVAIGGITQQNCGPLVEAGADFLAVINAVWGYPDGPAAGVKAFEDVLKG, encoded by the coding sequence ATGGCATCCGAACTGTACCTGATCACGCCGCCGCGTCTCCCCGACGTGGCGGCGTTTTGCGACGACCTGGCGGCGGCACTCGACGCCGGCCCGGTCGCCTGCCTGCAGCTCCGGCTGAAGGACGTGGACGACGACGCCATCCTGCGCGCCGCCGATGCGATCCTGCCGGTCTGCCACCAGCGCGGCGTGCCGCTGCTGATGAACGACCGCCCGGACCTGGCGGTGACCTCCGGCTGCGACGGCGTCCATGTGGGCCAGAGCGACACGCCCTATGCCCAGGCGCGCAAGCTTATGGGCCCCGGCGCGCAGATCGGCGTGACCTGCAAGAACAGCCGCCACCTGGCGATGGAAGCCGGCGAGGCCGGCGCGGATTACGTCGCCTTCGGCGCCTTCTTCCGCAGTTCCACCAAGGACGAGACCACCATGGCCTCGCTCGAGATCCTGGAGTGGTGGGCGGAAATGATGACCGTGCCCTGCGTCGCCATCGGCGGCATCACCCAGCAGAACTGCGGCCCGCTCGTCGAAGCGGGGGCGGATTTCCTGGCGGTGATCAATGCGGTCTGGGGGTATCCCGACGGCCCAGCCGCCGGCGTGAAGGCGTTCGAGGACGTGCTGAAGGGCTGA
- a CDS encoding class I fructose-bisphosphate aldolase, producing the protein MKITQKVKKILDCYESDNPGTKTNLARILMQGKLGGTGKLVILPVDQGFEHGPARSFAPNPEGYDPHYHYKLAIDAGLNAYAAPLGMLEAGADSFAGAIPTILKVNSSNSLARDKEGPSQAITGSVGDALRLGCSAIGFTIYPGSDSQFEMMGQIREMAEEAKAFGLAVVMWSYPRGGDLSKEAETSVDVCAYAAHMAALMGAHIIKVKPPKDGIGLEAARKAYESNGIPTSTLAERIKHVMQASFNGRRIVVFSGGDAKGLDGLMEEIRGLYEGGANGSIIGRNTFQRPRDEALAMLDQIIDIYKGK; encoded by the coding sequence ATGAAGATCACGCAGAAGGTCAAGAAGATCCTGGATTGCTACGAGAGCGACAATCCCGGGACCAAGACCAACCTCGCCCGCATCCTGATGCAGGGTAAGCTCGGCGGGACCGGCAAGCTCGTCATCCTGCCGGTCGACCAGGGCTTCGAGCACGGCCCGGCGCGCAGCTTCGCGCCGAACCCGGAAGGCTACGACCCGCACTACCACTACAAGCTGGCGATCGACGCGGGCCTGAACGCCTATGCGGCTCCGCTCGGCATGCTGGAGGCCGGTGCCGACAGCTTCGCCGGCGCGATCCCGACCATCCTCAAGGTCAACTCCTCCAACAGCCTCGCCCGCGACAAGGAGGGCCCGTCCCAGGCCATCACCGGCTCGGTCGGCGACGCCCTGCGGCTCGGCTGCTCGGCCATCGGCTTCACGATCTACCCGGGCTCGGACTCCCAGTTCGAGATGATGGGCCAGATCCGCGAGATGGCCGAGGAGGCCAAGGCGTTCGGCCTCGCCGTTGTCATGTGGTCCTATCCGCGCGGCGGCGACCTCTCGAAGGAAGCCGAGACCTCGGTCGATGTCTGCGCCTATGCCGCCCACATGGCGGCGCTGATGGGCGCGCACATCATCAAGGTCAAGCCGCCGAAGGATGGCATCGGCCTGGAGGCCGCCCGCAAGGCCTATGAGAGCAACGGCATCCCGACCTCGACCCTGGCCGAGCGGATCAAGCACGTCATGCAGGCGAGCTTCAACGGCCGTCGCATCGTGGTGTTCTCCGGCGGCGACGCCAAGGGCCTGGACGGCCTGATGGAGGAGATCCGCGGCCTGTACGAAGGCGGCGCCAACGGCTCGATCATCGGCCGCAACACCTTCCAGCGCCCGCGCGACGAGGCCCTGGCGATGCTCGACCAGATCATCGACATCTACAAAGGCAAGTGA
- the gap gene encoding type I glyceraldehyde-3-phosphate dehydrogenase, translated as MATKVAINGFGRIGRLVLRALYESKRDDIEVVLVNDLGPVESNAHLFRYDTVHGRFPGKVTTGEDWMDIGLGKIKVTAERDPANLPHKEMGVDIALDCTGIFTKREQAAKHIEAGAKKVIISAPATGADLTVVYGVNHDQLTAEHEVISNASCTTNCLAPVAFVLNNAIGIERGYMTTIHAYTGDQPTLDTLHKDLHRARAAAQSMIPTSTGAAKAVGLVLPELAGKLDGTSVRVPTANVSLIDFKFVPKRDTSIEEVNKAITDAANGPLKGILGINDEPLVSTDFNHDSHSSTFDLGQTQVIEGKMVRVLSWYDNEWGFSNRMLDTTAALAKTL; from the coding sequence ATGGCCACGAAGGTTGCGATCAACGGGTTTGGACGGATCGGCCGCCTCGTGTTGCGCGCACTGTACGAATCGAAGCGCGACGATATCGAGGTTGTTCTGGTGAACGATCTGGGCCCGGTGGAGAGCAACGCCCACCTGTTCCGCTACGACACCGTGCACGGCCGCTTCCCCGGCAAGGTGACCACCGGCGAGGACTGGATGGACATCGGCCTCGGCAAGATCAAGGTCACCGCCGAGCGCGACCCGGCCAACCTGCCGCACAAGGAAATGGGCGTCGACATCGCCCTCGACTGCACCGGCATCTTCACCAAGCGCGAGCAGGCCGCCAAGCACATCGAGGCGGGCGCCAAGAAGGTCATCATCTCCGCGCCGGCGACCGGCGCCGACCTGACCGTCGTTTACGGCGTGAACCACGACCAGCTCACCGCCGAGCACGAGGTCATCTCCAACGCCTCCTGCACGACCAACTGCCTGGCCCCGGTGGCCTTCGTGCTGAACAACGCCATCGGCATCGAGCGTGGCTACATGACCACGATCCACGCCTATACCGGCGACCAGCCGACCCTGGACACGCTGCACAAGGACCTGCACCGCGCCCGCGCCGCGGCCCAGTCGATGATCCCGACCTCCACCGGTGCGGCCAAGGCCGTCGGCCTGGTGCTGCCGGAGCTCGCGGGCAAGCTGGACGGCACCTCGGTGCGTGTCCCGACCGCCAATGTCAGCCTGATCGACTTCAAGTTCGTGCCGAAGCGCGACACCAGCATCGAAGAGGTCAACAAGGCGATCACCGACGCGGCCAACGGTCCGCTGAAGGGCATCCTCGGCATCAATGACGAGCCGCTGGTGTCGACCGACTTCAACCACGACAGCCACTCCTCCACCTTCGATCTGGGCCAGACCCAGGTGATCGAGGGCAAGATGGTCCGCGTGCTGTCCTGGTACGACAACGAGTGGGGCTTCTCCAACCGCATGCTGGACACCACCGCTGCGCTGGCGAAAACCCTCTAA
- the tkt gene encoding transketolase: MTASAPISGAALSDGDHASLASAIRALSMDAVEQAKSGHPGMPMGMADAAVVLFSQFLRFDPRHPDWADRDRFILSAGHGSMLLYSLLHLTGYQDMPLEELKKFRQLGSKTAGHPEYGAAAGIETTTGPLGQGFANAVGMAVAERHLNARFGDDLVDHRVWVIAGDGCLMEGVSHEAASLAGHLGLGRMNVLWDDNKISIDGPTDLTLSDDVPARFVSYGWHVVSCDGHDPKALAAAMAEAAADPRPSLIACRTTIGFGAPTKAGKSSSHGSPLGAEEIAGTRAAINWPHGPFVIPEEVAKLGLSLGDRGAEAYDSWTANLSKSGKKDAFERALSGALPKELADAIDAHKKSLSAEQPKLATRVSSQKALEVIAPVLPELLGGSADLSGSNNTKVGAQEILDKSNYGGRYLHYGVREHAMAAAMNGMALHGGVIPYGGTFLVFTDYCRPSIRLAALMGIRCIFVMTHDSIGLGEDGPTHQPVEHLAALRAIPNLAVFRPADAVETTEAWQLALQRVSGPSVLALTRQNVPTVRTEHSQANLSAKGGYVLAEASGARKATLIATGSEIEIAMDAKAKLEADGVPTAVVSMPSLELFAAQDPSYTKEVLGSGVRVVIEAGVRQCWDRLLGENGVFIGMSGFGESGPYQELYAHFRITAGDVAGAVKARI; this comes from the coding sequence ATGACCGCTTCCGCACCGATTTCCGGCGCCGCCCTCTCGGACGGTGACCACGCCAGCCTCGCCAGCGCCATCCGCGCGCTTTCCATGGATGCCGTCGAACAGGCGAAATCGGGACACCCGGGCATGCCCATGGGCATGGCCGATGCCGCCGTCGTCCTGTTCTCGCAGTTTCTGCGCTTCGACCCGCGCCACCCGGACTGGGCCGACCGCGACCGGTTCATCCTGTCCGCCGGCCACGGGTCGATGCTGCTGTACTCGCTGCTGCACCTGACCGGCTACCAGGACATGCCGCTGGAGGAGCTGAAGAAGTTCCGCCAGCTCGGCTCCAAGACCGCCGGCCATCCGGAATACGGCGCCGCCGCCGGGATCGAGACGACCACCGGTCCGCTCGGCCAGGGCTTCGCCAACGCCGTCGGCATGGCGGTCGCCGAGCGCCACCTGAACGCCCGCTTCGGCGACGACCTGGTCGACCACCGGGTCTGGGTGATCGCCGGCGACGGCTGCCTGATGGAGGGCGTCAGCCACGAGGCCGCGTCCCTGGCCGGCCATCTCGGTCTCGGCCGGATGAACGTGCTGTGGGACGACAACAAGATCTCCATCGACGGCCCGACCGACCTTACCCTGTCGGACGACGTGCCGGCGCGGTTCGTGTCCTACGGCTGGCACGTGGTGTCCTGCGACGGTCACGACCCCAAGGCGCTCGCCGCCGCCATGGCCGAGGCTGCCGCCGATCCGCGCCCGTCGCTGATCGCCTGCCGCACCACCATCGGCTTCGGCGCGCCGACCAAGGCCGGCAAGTCATCCTCCCACGGCTCGCCGCTGGGGGCCGAGGAGATCGCCGGCACCCGCGCCGCGATCAACTGGCCGCACGGCCCGTTCGTGATCCCCGAGGAGGTCGCCAAACTCGGCCTGTCGCTCGGCGACCGCGGTGCCGAGGCCTATGATTCCTGGACCGCCAACCTGTCCAAGTCGGGCAAGAAGGATGCCTTCGAGCGCGCCCTGTCCGGCGCCCTGCCGAAGGAACTGGCCGACGCCATCGACGCCCACAAGAAGTCGCTGAGCGCCGAGCAGCCGAAGCTCGCGACCCGCGTCTCCTCGCAGAAGGCGCTGGAAGTGATCGCCCCGGTGCTGCCGGAACTGCTGGGCGGCTCGGCCGACCTGTCGGGCTCCAACAACACCAAGGTCGGCGCCCAGGAGATCCTGGACAAGTCGAACTACGGCGGCCGCTACCTGCATTACGGCGTGCGCGAGCATGCCATGGCCGCGGCGATGAACGGCATGGCGCTGCATGGCGGCGTCATCCCCTATGGCGGGACCTTCCTGGTCTTCACCGACTACTGCCGCCCGTCGATCCGGCTGGCCGCCCTGATGGGCATCCGCTGCATCTTCGTCATGACCCATGACAGCATCGGTCTCGGCGAGGACGGCCCGACCCACCAGCCGGTGGAGCATCTGGCCGCCCTGCGCGCGATCCCGAACCTGGCGGTGTTCCGTCCGGCCGACGCGGTGGAGACGACGGAAGCCTGGCAGCTCGCCCTGCAGCGGGTCTCCGGCCCGAGCGTCCTGGCGCTGACCCGCCAGAACGTGCCGACGGTGCGCACCGAGCATTCGCAGGCCAACCTGTCGGCCAAGGGCGGCTACGTCCTGGCCGAGGCCAGCGGCGCACGCAAGGCGACCCTGATCGCCACCGGCAGCGAGATCGAGATCGCCATGGACGCCAAGGCCAAGCTGGAGGCCGACGGCGTGCCGACCGCGGTGGTTTCGATGCCGTCGCTTGAACTTTTTGCCGCCCAGGATCCGTCCTACACCAAGGAGGTGCTCGGCTCCGGCGTGCGCGTGGTCATCGAGGCCGGCGTGCGGCAGTGCTGGGACCGGCTGCTCGGCGAGAACGGCGTCTTCATCGGCATGTCCGGTTTCGGCGAGTCCGGCCCCTATCAGGAGCTGTACGCGCACTTCCGGATCACCGCCGGCGACGTCGCCGGTGCGGTAAAGGCACGGATCTAG
- a CDS encoding cell division protein ZapA — MAQVDISINGKSYRIACEDGQEKRLGELAQMVDAHVADMVEQVGQVGDTRLLVMASLLVADELMDLRDAANEVDEGDEEFSPNEIEDMSLAMESLAERIERIAARIEGA; from the coding sequence GTGGCCCAGGTCGATATCAGCATCAACGGCAAGTCGTACCGCATCGCCTGCGAGGACGGGCAGGAGAAGCGGCTGGGCGAGCTGGCCCAGATGGTCGACGCCCATGTGGCCGACATGGTGGAGCAGGTCGGCCAGGTCGGCGACACCCGCCTGTTGGTGATGGCCAGCCTGCTGGTGGCCGACGAGCTCATGGACCTGCGCGATGCCGCCAACGAGGTCGACGAGGGCGACGAGGAATTCTCGCCCAACGAGATCGAGGACATGTCGCTCGCCATGGAGAGCCTGGCCGAGCGGATCGAGCGGATCGCCGCCCGCATCGAAGGGGCCTGA
- a CDS encoding 5-formyltetrahydrofolate cyclo-ligase, protein MTDLSPDAPALDTPILDPEALSRAKADLRERMARQRQVLAADAADAAHRLAMNLSAAIAPSSGTIVSGYWPMRDEIDPRPCLTALWSAGCRIALPVVPDDKQALIFREWEPDEDLVPGPYGTSEPGPEAEVVFPTLLLVPLLAFDRRGRRLGYGGGYYDRTLVALREWQTVQAIGVAYAGQEVEAVPAGAHDALLNGVVTENGFIEISE, encoded by the coding sequence ATGACCGACCTGTCCCCCGATGCCCCCGCCCTCGATACGCCGATCCTGGATCCGGAGGCGCTGAGCCGGGCCAAGGCCGACCTGCGCGAGCGCATGGCCCGGCAGCGTCAGGTGCTGGCGGCGGACGCGGCGGATGCGGCCCATCGGCTGGCGATGAACCTGTCGGCGGCCATCGCGCCGTCCTCCGGCACCATCGTGTCGGGCTACTGGCCGATGCGCGACGAGATCGACCCGCGTCCCTGCCTGACCGCCCTGTGGTCCGCCGGCTGCCGCATCGCCCTGCCGGTGGTGCCCGACGACAAGCAGGCGCTGATCTTCCGCGAATGGGAGCCGGACGAGGATCTGGTCCCCGGCCCCTACGGCACCTCGGAGCCCGGGCCGGAGGCGGAGGTGGTGTTCCCAACCCTGCTGCTGGTGCCGCTGCTCGCCTTCGACCGGCGCGGCCGGCGGCTCGGCTATGGCGGCGGCTATTACGACCGCACCCTCGTCGCCCTGCGCGAATGGCAGACCGTCCAGGCCATCGGCGTCGCCTATGCCGGCCAGGAGGTCGAGGCCGTCCCCGCCGGTGCGCATGACGCCCTGCTGAACGGGGTGGTCACGGAAAACGGCTTCATCGAAATCTCGGAGTAG
- a CDS encoding TIGR00282 family metallophosphoesterase, which yields MRLLFLGDIVGRSGREAVIHHLPALMRDLKTDFVVVNGENSAHGFGITAKICGELYDVGVDVITTGNHVWDQREILDAITDDSRLVRPINFPPGTPGKGAVVHETRDGRRVLVINAMCRLFMDPLDDPFAAVEKAIDGIALGGDVDFILIDIHGEATSEKMAFGHAFDGRVSLVVGTHTHVPTADVMVLANGTAYQSDAGMCGDYDSVIGMKKEYPVKRFTTKLPTPRLEAADGEATVCGVFVVTDDRTGLAISAEPVRVGGLLAETMPVG from the coding sequence GTGCGCCTGTTGTTTCTCGGCGACATCGTCGGACGGTCCGGCCGCGAGGCGGTCATTCATCATCTCCCCGCCCTGATGCGGGACCTGAAGACCGACTTCGTGGTGGTCAACGGCGAGAACTCGGCCCATGGCTTCGGCATCACCGCGAAGATCTGCGGCGAGCTCTACGACGTCGGTGTCGACGTGATCACCACCGGCAACCATGTCTGGGACCAGCGCGAGATCCTCGACGCCATCACCGACGACAGCCGTCTGGTGCGCCCGATCAACTTCCCGCCGGGCACGCCGGGCAAGGGTGCGGTGGTGCACGAGACCCGCGACGGCCGCCGGGTGCTGGTGATCAACGCCATGTGCCGGCTGTTCATGGACCCGCTGGACGACCCCTTCGCCGCGGTGGAGAAGGCGATCGACGGCATCGCGCTCGGCGGCGACGTGGACTTCATCCTGATCGACATCCACGGCGAAGCGACCAGCGAGAAGATGGCCTTCGGCCACGCCTTCGACGGCCGCGTGTCCCTGGTGGTCGGCACCCACACCCATGTGCCGACGGCCGACGTCATGGTGCTGGCCAACGGCACGGCCTACCAGAGCGATGCCGGCATGTGCGGCGACTACGACAGCGTGATCGGGATGAAAAAGGAATACCCGGTCAAACGCTTCACCACCAAGCTGCCGACCCCGCGCCTGGAAGCGGCCGACGGCGAGGCGACGGTCTGCGGCGTCTTCGTGGTGACCGACGACCGCACGGGCCTGGCGATCAGCGCCGAACCGGTGCGCGTCGGCGGGCTGTTGGCTGAGACGATGCCGGTGGGGTGA